The nucleotide sequence CTATTATTGACTTCAATTGATATACCATGGAGTTAAAGTTGCTAATTAAAGAACCAATTTCATCTTTTCTGGTACTGGTTACTTCTACATTCAGATTACCGGTTTCAACTTCTTCCATTGATTTTGATAGTTTAGTTAACTCCTTGGTAAATTTATAAGAGAATACTAACATTGCTATGATACCTATAATACAGCAGAATATAGCGATAATTATAATAGTAGATTGAGTTGAGGTCACTGAAGAAAGAATTTCTGCCTTTGAAACCGCTGTTACATAGGTCCAATTGTTGCTGGATTTAAAATATGAAACTAGCAATGGGCCGTTATTACCTTTTATTTCAAAAGTATTTTCAGTCCTACTCTTAGATTGTTCCATAACGTCCCTGATAAACTGTTGGTTTTCTATATCACTATCATCTTCAATAGATGATATAACTCTACCGCTGGGGGTAATAGCATAAGAAATGGCATTCTCGCTGATATTGCTGGTTAAAAGCGCCTCTTTGAAGACTTTAAAATTCAGGTCTACTATGTATAAGAAATTATTGTTTACTCCTTTTCTGACAAATGAAACTAATGAAGATGTGACTAAAGGATCTTCATTAACCAATACAGTTTTATCAAGATTTAACTGCCACGGTTCGCCTATTACTGTATTAATAAGCTGGTTCTTCCATTTTATTGCTTTTTCCGGGTCTTTAAAATAAACAACTTTTTTATCTGTTACCATGACTTTATCTGTTATAATATAATAGTGCTCAATTTCCTTATTAAGGGTAACATTAGCTGATAGTTTCTTTTGAATCTCTATGTTAAATAAAGCGTTTTGAATGTTGTCAAAGGCATCATCTGATGGATACATCTGTTTATCTGTAAGTAACTGAGTTGTTTCATTGGTTACTTGATCCAGCAAATGTGAAAAATAATTATTAATCTGGATAACGGAGTTATGCATATTTTCTCTTGCTTTGCTGGTCAATGTCTTTGAGGCTACCATAGAAGTTACCGTTCCGATAGTGATAGAAAAAACTAAAAGAAGACATATTGTAGCACTTATAAGTTGTCCACGAATAGTTTGGACGACAGTTACTTTTCTAACTCTTGTAAACAATTGCATTAAATTTGTCTTTAGCTTAAAGTTTGTTATCTTACTGGTGCTTTTGTTCTTAAGTTTCAATAGAATTCCTCCTTTTGTGCTTTGAAATTGTTTTCGTACTAAAGCAGGCAGATTACTGTATCATAAACTCACTAGCCAATTTGAAACACTGGCTCCTGAGGGATAAAATGAACCGGAATATCAGGAAACCTTTCCTGAAGCCAATCAGCTAAATATTTCATGCCTGGCATTTCACTTTCTGCATGACCTACAACCAATAGGGATTTTTGTCTTTTTTGATAAACAGCGTCTCTTATATATTCTGGTGTTTCCCATTCCGGGCCTTCACCATAGATTACCATATCAAGGTTTTTCTCTGTAAACAGAGGTACTACCAATTCGCCCCCGCCTCTGTAGCCAACCAGCATACCTATTCGGCTGCAGCGGGAAGATGGGTCTCCCATAAAACGGACATATTTGATACCTAGGCGCTCTTTAACATGTTTTATAACTTCCTGAAGAGTAGTTGGGGGAATTTCCACGATGGATGCAGCTGGAAGATTTTCAACCTCATACTTTTTCCAGTCCAAACATTGTAGTAGTCCCCGGGTTATACCATCTGGCATAAATCTATGAATGTAATCATGGTACCGGAAAATAGAAATACCATAATCCTGAATAGTCCGCAATTTCTGAAGGTATACCTGATCATTCTTCAGGCCGTCAGTTTTGCCCCAATGGCTGTAGAAGATACCTTCATGGGACACGATCATATTCAAGCCTGAAGCTTTTGCTTTTTCGATAACCTCTTGTGTTGCCAAAAAGGTAACGGCGACTCCTGTCACCCTTGCAGTAGGATCACCAAAGAGTAGATGGTCAACGGTACTATTCATCAGAATTGGAGGATTTGTAAGCGCATCTATTACATTCTGAACCGTTATTCTCATATATTGGGCTCCTTTCAAACCAGAAATAATTAATGTACCATTTAGTTAAATATTATCATCATACCAGATAGAAGAGCAATGTACATTTTGATATAAATAATAAATCATAGTGATATTCTACAAATGTAATAATATATTTCATGTTGAATAAAGCCATCTGATGGTATCATAAAGCGTAATTAAATAGTAATATCTAAATCAATTTTAAGGAGAATATTCTATGTTGAAATTTGAGAAGATGTCGAAGAATTATGGTAGTATGTATAACTGCTGGTTAAACTATAAAAAGTGCACTAATTCTGAGCTAAAAGAACAATACAGAAAGGTATGCGGTCATATAGTGGTTAATGACAATAGTGAGATTGTGCATACAGCTGTAGAAGAGTTAAAGAGTGCACTTAAGGAAATAATGGATATAGATCCAGTTATAACAGATAAAAAATTGACTTCATCCTACTTGTTTATTGGTACTGCAGATGATGCCAAAAGTTTTAAATTAGGGATAGAAGTGAATGATAATTTAGTTAAGGGAAGTTTTTTAGTAAAGAATATTAGAGAAGCAAATTATATAAGTCTTAATATTATTGGAAAAGATGATGTAGGAGTCCTATATGGAGTATTTAATTTTATTAAGGCAATGAGTATGGGAAAGGAACTTTCTCAAGTTGATACACTGGAAATCCCAAGAAATCAGCTCAGGATGATCAACCACTGGGACAATATAAGTGGAGAGATAGAAAGAGGATATGCTGGTAAGTCTTTTTTCTTCAGTGATAATAAGATTGTAAAAGATATGAGCCGTATTAAAGACTATGCAGCACTGCTTGCTTCAATAGGTATTAACGGTGTATCTATTAATAATGTTAACGTTCACAAACTTGAAACGAAGTTTATTACTGAAGAATATTTAGCTGATATAGAACCAATTGCTGATGTTTTTAGAACTTATGGCATCAAGACTTATCTAAGCATAAATTTTGCTGCGCCCATAGAAGTAGGGGGATTATCAACCGCTGATCCACTTGATGAAGGAGTTAAGCAGTGGTGGAAGAATGCAGCGGATACAATATACAAATATATACCTGACTTTGGTGGATTTGTTGTTAAAGCTGATTCGGAATTCAGACCTGGACCCTATACTTACGGAAGAAATCATGCAGAGGGAGCAAACGTTCTAGCGGAGGCATTAAAACCTTATGGAGGGCTGGTAATTTGGAGATGCTTTGTTTATAACTGCCTTCTTGACTGGAGAGACAGGACAAAGGATAGAGCCAAGGCAGCTTATGACAATTTTATAACCTTAGATGGCCAGTTTATGGATAATGTAATACTTCAGGTGAAGAATGGTCCAATGGACTTCCAGATAAGAGAGGCTGTATCACCGTTATTCGGAGCTATGGAAAAAACCAATATGATATTGGAATTCCAGGCTGCTCAAGAATATACCGGACAGCAGAAGCATGTATGCTATCTTCTGCCAATGTGGAAAGAGGTATTAGACTTTGATACCTATGCAAGGGGAAAAGGATCCCTTGTAAGCAAGGTAGTAGATGGAAGTTTATTTAACAGCAAATATGGCGGAATTACCGCAGTATCAAACCTTGGAGACAGTGAATGTTGGACAGGACACCCTCTAGCCCAGGCGAACTTTTATGGATTGGGAAGGATAGCTTGGAATCCCGAATTAAGTTCTGAAGAGATAGCAGAAGAATGGGTGAAGTTAACCTTTGGCAGTGACTCTGAAGTGGTAGAAAAAGTAGTTTCTATACTGATGCAGTCCAGAGAGGTCTATGAGAAATATACAAGCCCTCTTGGAATAGGCTGGATGGTATATCCGCATCATCACTATGGTCCAAGTGTAGAAGGCTATGAATATACTCCATGGGGAACTTATCATTATGCAGATTGGAAAGGTATTGGTGTGGACAGAACTGTAGCCACAGGTACTGGCTTTACTGCACAGTATCATGAGCCGGTAGCAAGCATGTATGAGAATATAGAAACTTGTCCGGAAGAACTGCTGCTATTCTTCCATCATGTGGATTATACTTATAAGCTTAAGAGTGGGAAAACACTTATACAGCATATATACGATACCCACTTTGAAGGTGTGGAAAAGGTTGAAGAGTTTACAGAAGCTTGGAAATCCCTAGAGGATAAGATAGACGAAGATACATTTAAGCTGGTCAGCGATAAGTTTAATATACAGCTTAAGGATTCTATAGAATGGAGAGATGTTATAAATACCTACTTCTATAGAAGAACCGGCATTAAGGATGCACATGGCAGGAAGATATATTACTAATCAAGAATTAAGGAGTAGAGATTCAGCAACGGTGCTGAATCTCTATGTACAATTAAACTTTTTGTTAACTTTCTCAAAACATATTATATAGACTTCAATAAGTATTCAAAGAAAGGCGGTGTACATGACCGTGAATAAGAAAATACTTTTTAATGATGGTTGGGAATTTGCAAAGAGTGGTCCTGAAGTTTCAGACAGCAGTTTGCTGAATTTTAACTCCGTGGATATTCCTCATGATTGGCTTATTTACAACACCTTGGACCTCTATGAAAATAGCATAGGCTGGTACCGCAAAAGATTCACCTATGAGAGGAAAGAAGACCAGGTTCTCTTATATTTTGATGGAGTATATATGGATTCTACCCTATATGTCAATGGAAAGTTTGTGGGGGAATGGAAGTATGGGTATTCCTCCTTTGAACATGATATAACCGATGCACTAGTTAATGGGGAAAATGAAATCCTATTAAAAGTTGTACATCAGAGCCCTAACAGCAGGTGGTATTCCGGAGCCGGTATATACCGCAATGTATGGTTGAAGGAAAGAAGCAAGAACCATATTGTAACAGATGGTGTGTATATATGGACTAAGCAAAGAGATAGTGACTGGCAGGTAGAGGTAGAAACTGAATTAAACCTCTGTGAAGATGCTCTGTTAGTTCATACCGTCATATATAAGGAGCAAATTGTTGCCACAGTTTCACAAAAGGTGGCTTCACCTAAAGATGTACACTGCAATAATAAGCAAACCTTAACGGTAAGGAATCCGCTGCTATGGAGTACAGAGGAACCTAACCTATATGAATTCGTAACCGAATTATACCTGCTTAAAGGAGATGAAAATTCCAAGCAGAATATGGTGAAAATTGAGTCTATAACACAGAATCTAGGTTTCAGGGAGCTTATACTTGATCCAAATGAAGGCCTGGTTCTAAACGGTAAGAAGATGAAATTAAACGGAGTCTGTGAACACCATGATTTAGGAGCACTAGGGGCTGCCTTTAACAAAACTGCTCTAAGAAGACGGTTTGAAATACTGAAGGAAATGGGTGTTAATGCCATAAGAACAGCCCATAACATGCCTGCGCCGGAACTTATGGACTTAGCGGATGAAATGGGTATGCTGGTGGCATCCGAAGCCTTTGATATGTGGGAAAGATCAAAAACCACTTATGACTATGGAAGGTTCTTTAAAGAATGGGCCCAAAGGGATGTTAAGAGCTGGATAATGAGAGACCGTAACCACCCAAGCCTCTTGCTTTGGAGTATAGGAAATGAAATTTATGATACTCACGCCGATGAAAGAGGACAGGAAATAACCAGAAGGCTTATAGGGTATGTCCGTCAATATGATCCAAAAGAAAATGCCAAGATAACCATAGGTTCAAACTATATGCCTTGGGAGAATGCCCAAAAATGCGCTGATATCGTTAAAGTTGCTGGCTATAATTACGCTGAAAAATACTATAACAAACACCATGAAGAGCATCCGGATTGGATTATCTACGGCAGTGAGACTTCTTCCATTGTGCAGAGCAGGGGTGTTTATCGCTTCCCATTTGAAAAATCTATCCTTGCGGATGATGACGAGCAGTGTTCTGCTCTTGGTAATAGTACCACCAGTTGGGGGGCAAAATCTGCAGAAGCATGCATAATGGCAGAAAGGGATACCTATTTCTCCCTGGGCCAGTTTATATGGACGGGATTTGATTACATAGGTGAACCAACTCCCTACCACACAAAGAATTCTTATTTTGGACAAATTGATACAGCTGCCTTTAAAAAGGATTCTTACTACATCTATCAGGCTGAATGGACGGAT is from Clostridium thermarum and encodes:
- a CDS encoding alpha-glucuronidase family glycosyl hydrolase; its protein translation is MLKFEKMSKNYGSMYNCWLNYKKCTNSELKEQYRKVCGHIVVNDNSEIVHTAVEELKSALKEIMDIDPVITDKKLTSSYLFIGTADDAKSFKLGIEVNDNLVKGSFLVKNIREANYISLNIIGKDDVGVLYGVFNFIKAMSMGKELSQVDTLEIPRNQLRMINHWDNISGEIERGYAGKSFFFSDNKIVKDMSRIKDYAALLASIGINGVSINNVNVHKLETKFITEEYLADIEPIADVFRTYGIKTYLSINFAAPIEVGGLSTADPLDEGVKQWWKNAADTIYKYIPDFGGFVVKADSEFRPGPYTYGRNHAEGANVLAEALKPYGGLVIWRCFVYNCLLDWRDRTKDRAKAAYDNFITLDGQFMDNVILQVKNGPMDFQIREAVSPLFGAMEKTNMILEFQAAQEYTGQQKHVCYLLPMWKEVLDFDTYARGKGSLVSKVVDGSLFNSKYGGITAVSNLGDSECWTGHPLAQANFYGLGRIAWNPELSSEEIAEEWVKLTFGSDSEVVEKVVSILMQSREVYEKYTSPLGIGWMVYPHHHYGPSVEGYEYTPWGTYHYADWKGIGVDRTVATGTGFTAQYHEPVASMYENIETCPEELLLFFHHVDYTYKLKSGKTLIQHIYDTHFEGVEKVEEFTEAWKSLEDKIDEDTFKLVSDKFNIQLKDSIEWRDVINTYFYRRTGIKDAHGRKIYY
- a CDS encoding methyl-accepting chemotaxis protein is translated as MKLKNKSTSKITNFKLKTNLMQLFTRVRKVTVVQTIRGQLISATICLLLVFSITIGTVTSMVASKTLTSKARENMHNSVIQINNYFSHLLDQVTNETTQLLTDKQMYPSDDAFDNIQNALFNIEIQKKLSANVTLNKEIEHYYIITDKVMVTDKKVVYFKDPEKAIKWKNQLINTVIGEPWQLNLDKTVLVNEDPLVTSSLVSFVRKGVNNNFLYIVDLNFKVFKEALLTSNISENAISYAITPSGRVISSIEDDSDIENQQFIRDVMEQSKSRTENTFEIKGNNGPLLVSYFKSSNNWTYVTAVSKAEILSSVTSTQSTIIIIAIFCCIIGIIAMLVFSYKFTKELTKLSKSMEEVETGNLNVEVTSTRKDEIGSLISNFNSMVYQLKSIIAQNKEISMNVNSLSIDISKISRENTLAASEVAKTISEVAAGMSNQSAEIEKSLNSVVQLSDKINNVTASIDAITDTSIKVAELTKEGTSVADILNKTSVETKNLTHDLSEDISTLNKYTSDINMITGMLKAISAQTNLLALNASIEAARAGEAGKGFAVVAEEIRKLAGQSEASTKEIDKIIEKISSQINKTIKSITNTEKSSDIQFKAVEQSFNMFNEINQSMEVLSSNILSISDIVDKMNADKDQVINSMQSISSVAIETTASTEEVSASTEEQLAHTEELNAMTKKLASLSESLSNAISKFKA
- a CDS encoding Nif3-like dinuclear metal center hexameric protein, with protein sequence MRITVQNVIDALTNPPILMNSTVDHLLFGDPTARVTGVAVTFLATQEVIEKAKASGLNMIVSHEGIFYSHWGKTDGLKNDQVYLQKLRTIQDYGISIFRYHDYIHRFMPDGITRGLLQCLDWKKYEVENLPAASIVEIPPTTLQEVIKHVKERLGIKYVRFMGDPSSRCSRIGMLVGYRGGGELVVPLFTEKNLDMVIYGEGPEWETPEYIRDAVYQKRQKSLLVVGHAESEMPGMKYLADWLQERFPDIPVHFIPQEPVFQIG